The Panthera tigris isolate Pti1 chromosome F3, P.tigris_Pti1_mat1.1, whole genome shotgun sequence genome includes a window with the following:
- the IKBKE gene encoding inhibitor of nuclear factor kappa-B kinase subunit epsilon isoform X6, producing the protein METWSHACQQGGSRQKVLVMEYCSGGSLLSVLESPENAFGLPEEEFLVVLRCVVAGMNHLRENSIVHRDIKPGNIMRLMGEEGQSIYKLTDFGAARELDDDEKFVSVYGTEEYLHPDMYERAVLRKPQQKTFGVTVDLWSIGVTLYHAATGSLPFVPFGGPRRNKEMMYRITTEKPAGAIAGTQRRENGPLEWSYTLPVTCRLSMGLQSQLVPILANILEVEQAKCWGFDQFFAETSDILQRVVVHVFSLSQAVLHHVYIHAHNTVAIFLEAVYKQTSVAPQHQEYLFEGHVCVLEPSLSAQHIAHTTASSPLTLFSMASETPKGLAFRDPAQDIPKFFPKVDLQADYSTAKSVLGAGYQALWLARALLAGQELMLRGLYWFVEMLQATCRRTLEVTRMALLFLSSSLGTERFSSVAGMPEMQELKRVTELRSKLRALAEALSRYAHDITETQMSLSNLSSELMKNRDQVHADRSIQQIQCCLDKMNLIYKQFKKSRMRPGLGYNEEQIHKLDKVNFGHLAKRLLQVFQEKCVQKYQTSLVTHGKWMREAHETRIRLRMVSCSVAAFNTEAQGAQESLSKILDQLSHQLLQDRTMGAQVSAPPTAPHPSPALTDLVLHMQELCEEVKLLAFDLQDNNRIIEGLSRPPSAPDS; encoded by the exons ATGGAGACGTGGTCACATGCTTGTCAGCAG GGGGGCAGCCGGCAGAAGGTGCTGGTGATGGAGTACTGCTCTGGTGGGAGCCTGCTGAGCGTGCTCGAAAGCCCCGAGAACGCCTTCGGGCTGCCGGAGGAGGAGTTTCTGGTGGTGCTGCGCTGTGTGG TGGCCGGCATGAACCACCTGCGGGAAAACAGCATTGTCCACCGCGACATCAAGCCTGGAAACATCATGCGCctcatgggggaggaggggcagagcatcTATAAGTTGACGGACTTCGGGGCCGCCCGGGAGCTGGATGACGATGAGAAGTTTGTCTCTGTCTATGGCACTGAGGAGTACCTG CACCCTGACATGTATGAACGGGCAGTGCTTCGCAAGCCCCAGCAGAAGACATTTGGGGTGACCGTGGATCTCTGGAGCATTGGGGTAACCCTGTACCACGCAGCCACCGGCAGCCTGCCCTTTGTCCCCTTCGGTGGACCACGGCGCAACAAGGAGATGAT GTACCGGATCACCACGGAGAAGCCGGCCGGGGCCATCGCAGGCACTCAGAGGCGGGAGAACGGGCCCCTGGAGTGGAGTTACACCCTCCCCGTCACCTGCCGGCTGTCCAT GGGGCTGCAGAGCCAGCTGGTGCCCATCCTGGCCAACATCCTGGAGGTGGAGCAGGCCAAGTGCTGGGGCTTCGACCAGTTCTTTGCGGAGACCAGTGACATCCTGCAGCGAGTTGTTGTCCATGTCTTCTCCCTGTCCCAGGCGGTCCTGCACCACGTCTACATCCACGCCCACAACAC GGTAGCCATCTTTCTGGAAGCCGTGTACAAGCAGACCAGTGTGGCCCCCCAGCATCAGGAGTACCTCTTTGAGGGTCACGTCTGTGTCCTTGAGCCCAGCCTCTCAGCGCAGCACATCGCCCACACGACAGCAAGCAGCCCCCTGACCCTATTCAGCATGGCCAGCGAGACCCCCAAGGGGCTGGCCTTCAGGGACC CCGCTCAGGACATCCCCAAGTTCTTCCCCAAAGTGGATCTGCAGGCGGATTACAGCACTGCCAAG AGCGTGCTGGGCGCTGGCTACCAGGCCCTGTGGCTGGCGCGGGCCCTGCTGGCCGGGCAGGAACTAATGCTTCGGGGGCTGTACTGGTTCGT GGAGATGCTCCAGGCCACATGCAGGCGGACGCTGGAGGTCACGCGGATGGCCCTCCTGTTCCTCAGCAGCAGCCTGGGCACCGAGAG GTTCAGCAGTGTGGCTGGGATGCCTGAAATGCAGGAACTGAAGAGAGTCACAGAGCTGAGGTCCAAGCTGCGGGCT TTGGCTGAGGCCCTCTCCAGATATGCCCACGATATCACAGAGACCCAGATGAGCCTAAGCAACCTGAGCTCTGAGCTGATGAAGAACCGGGATCAGGTACATGCGGACAGAAG CATCCAGCAGATTCAGTGCTGTTTGGACAAGATGAACCTCATCTACAAACAGTTCAAGAAATCCAGAATGAGGCCAG GCCTCGGCTACAACGAGGAGCAGATTCACAAGCTGGATAA GGTGAATTTCGGTCATTTAGCCAAAAGGCTCCTGCAGGTATTCCAGGAGAAGTGCGTGCAGAAGTACCAGACATCTCTAGTCACGCACGGCAAGTGGATGAG GGAGGCGCACGAGACCAGGATCCGCTTGCGTATGGTCAGCTGTTCTGTGGCTGCCTTTAACACAGAAGCCCAGGGAGCCCAGGAGAGCCTCAGCAAG ATCCTTGACCAGTTATCTCACCAGCTCCTTCAGGACAGAACAATGGGGGCTCAGGTCTCAGCACCCCCCacagctccccaccccagccctgcactgacagACCTGGTTCTGCA CATGCAGGAGCTCTGCGAGGAGGTGAAGCTGCTGGCCTTCGACCTTCAGGACAACAACCGCATCATTGAAGG GTTAAGTAGGCCCCCGTCGGCCCCTGACTCCTGA